One Thermococcus eurythermalis DNA segment encodes these proteins:
- a CDS encoding asparagine synthase-related protein, with product MCLIAGGIGEIRGRLIKMALAGKHRGPESFGVWTDEGVLKSNDFSRLGGIPGGRIGVLQCRLAMTGSKEFTQPFVNELALVHNGEIYNHSQIRAFLEGKGVSFESDVDTEVILRLIEFLRDGGLSVPQAVRNAMRWLEGDYAVAFSDGERIYLFRDPMGVRPLYFSPNGFFASEKKVLWAIGEKAVPVEPGELVVLGDGVSRARVFSLEELRGRYHPEGSLLKGLGNVLEHTVRLRGAEKTGVLFSGGLDSTLVAYLASRHSDVILYTAGTEDSPDLEWARKVSDHFGWELRERIFTLDDVREAVKRVIFAIEEPNPMNLAIGLPIYFATELAGREGTKVLLSGQGADELFGGYAKYLDRPELMWDDILNMAERNLARDDKITMLNGVEGRLPFLALPVVALALRTPMGLKISGDERKVILRKLALKLGIPEWVAKREKKAAQYGSRAQKLLEKLAKEGGLSLREFAEKLFREAFPNAF from the coding sequence ATGTGCCTTATTGCGGGAGGAATCGGGGAGATTAGGGGAAGGCTCATCAAGATGGCGCTGGCAGGTAAACACCGCGGGCCTGAGAGCTTCGGTGTCTGGACCGACGAGGGGGTTCTCAAGTCTAACGACTTCTCAAGGCTAGGTGGGATTCCTGGAGGGAGAATAGGCGTCCTCCAGTGCCGGCTGGCGATGACCGGTTCCAAGGAGTTCACCCAGCCCTTTGTAAACGAACTTGCCCTCGTCCACAACGGCGAAATTTACAACCACTCTCAGATTAGGGCGTTCCTTGAGGGGAAGGGGGTCTCATTTGAGAGCGACGTTGATACCGAGGTAATCCTCAGGCTCATCGAGTTCCTGAGGGATGGGGGGCTGAGCGTCCCCCAGGCAGTCAGAAACGCAATGCGCTGGCTTGAAGGAGACTATGCCGTCGCTTTCTCGGACGGCGAGAGGATTTACCTCTTCCGCGACCCGATGGGGGTAAGGCCGCTCTACTTCTCGCCAAACGGGTTCTTTGCCAGCGAGAAGAAAGTCCTCTGGGCAATCGGGGAAAAGGCAGTTCCAGTCGAGCCGGGCGAACTCGTTGTTCTTGGCGACGGGGTCAGCCGGGCGAGGGTCTTCTCCCTTGAAGAGCTCAGGGGAAGATACCACCCCGAGGGGAGCCTTCTTAAGGGCCTTGGAAACGTGCTTGAGCACACGGTCAGGCTCAGGGGCGCCGAGAAGACGGGCGTTCTGTTCTCCGGTGGTCTCGACAGCACCCTCGTAGCTTACTTAGCTTCGAGACACTCGGACGTCATACTTTACACCGCCGGGACTGAGGACAGCCCCGACCTTGAGTGGGCGAGGAAGGTCTCAGACCACTTTGGCTGGGAGCTGAGGGAGAGGATTTTTACCCTCGACGACGTCAGGGAAGCCGTGAAAAGGGTAATCTTCGCAATCGAAGAGCCAAACCCGATGAACCTGGCCATTGGACTGCCCATCTACTTCGCCACCGAGCTCGCGGGTAGGGAGGGGACGAAGGTTCTCCTGAGCGGACAGGGTGCGGACGAGCTGTTCGGCGGCTACGCGAAGTACCTGGACAGACCTGAGCTCATGTGGGACGACATCCTCAACATGGCGGAGCGGAACCTTGCGAGGGACGACAAGATAACAATGCTAAACGGTGTCGAGGGAAGGCTCCCGTTCCTTGCTCTGCCCGTGGTTGCCCTCGCGCTCAGGACTCCAATGGGGCTTAAAATCTCCGGGGACGAGCGGAAAGTTATCCTGAGAAAGCTCGCGCTGAAGCTCGGAATCCCGGAGTGGGTAGCGAAGAGGGAGAAAAAAGCGGCCCAGTACGGCAGCAGGGCCCAGAAGCTCCTCGAAAAACTCGCAAAAGAGGGAGGGCTGTCCCTGAGGGAGTTTGCCGAGAAGCTGTTCCGCGAGGCGTTTCCAAACGCTTTTTAA
- a CDS encoding ATP/GTP-binding protein, with the protein MILAFIGTAGSGKTTLTAEFGKYLEENGYSVAYVNLDTGVKKLPYTPDVDVREDVTAWELMEEGLGPNGAIVKSYDLLIPKVSNCADKIRELDGKNDYVLIDTPGQMETFLFHEFGVRLMEAFPDALGVYLFSPEILRKPTDFCFARFFGLMIDLRLGITTVPALSKVDTANVDELRKYLDDIEYLTTRLKLEPSTQGLLAYKLCSVLPELAPPTRVLYLSAKTREGFDELETVAYEHYCTCGDLT; encoded by the coding sequence ATGATTCTGGCGTTTATAGGCACCGCGGGGAGCGGAAAGACAACGCTGACGGCCGAGTTCGGGAAGTACCTTGAGGAGAACGGATACTCCGTGGCCTACGTCAATCTGGACACGGGCGTCAAAAAGCTTCCCTACACCCCGGACGTTGACGTCCGCGAGGACGTGACCGCCTGGGAGCTGATGGAAGAGGGGCTCGGCCCGAACGGGGCGATAGTGAAGAGCTACGACCTGCTGATTCCAAAGGTCAGCAACTGTGCGGACAAAATAAGGGAGCTCGACGGGAAGAACGACTACGTGCTGATAGACACGCCCGGCCAGATGGAGACCTTCCTCTTCCACGAGTTCGGAGTAAGACTCATGGAGGCATTCCCCGACGCCCTCGGCGTCTACCTCTTCTCGCCCGAGATACTGAGGAAGCCGACGGACTTCTGCTTCGCGCGGTTCTTTGGCCTCATGATCGACCTCAGGCTCGGTATAACCACCGTCCCCGCTTTGAGCAAGGTGGACACTGCCAACGTTGACGAGCTGAGAAAGTACCTCGACGACATTGAGTACCTGACCACGAGGCTAAAGCTGGAGCCGTCCACCCAGGGTCTGCTCGCCTACAAGCTCTGTTCGGTGCTTCCCGAGCTGGCCCCGCCAACGAGGGTTCTCTATCTCTCGGCGAAGACCCGTGAGGGCTTCGATGAGCTTGAGACAGTAGCGTATGAGCATTACTGCACCTGCGGAGATTTAACGTGA
- the minD gene encoding cell division ATPase MinD, protein MGRLISIASGKGGTGKTTTAANLSIALGKMGYKVLAIDADLTMANLSLVMGIDDAEKTIHDVLAGTAEIKDAIYTTRFENVHLVPGAVDWEHVLRADPRGLPGVIKPLKPYFDFIIIDCPAGLQMDAMNAMMSGEEVILVTNPEISCITDTMKVGIVLKKAGLAVLGFVLNRYGRSDNDIPPDVAEEVMEVPLLVVVPEDPKVREATLEGIPVVEYAPDSDGAKAFYELAETVVRIAGFKARVMG, encoded by the coding sequence ATGGGCCGGCTAATCTCCATCGCGAGCGGGAAGGGAGGAACCGGCAAAACGACGACCGCCGCGAACCTCTCAATAGCATTGGGTAAAATGGGTTACAAGGTACTGGCAATCGACGCTGACCTGACTATGGCAAACCTGAGCCTTGTCATGGGGATAGACGATGCTGAGAAGACTATTCACGACGTCCTGGCCGGCACGGCCGAGATTAAGGACGCGATATACACCACGAGGTTTGAGAACGTCCACCTCGTTCCCGGTGCCGTTGACTGGGAGCACGTCCTGAGGGCAGACCCTAGGGGGTTGCCCGGCGTGATAAAGCCCCTCAAACCTTACTTCGACTTCATCATAATTGACTGCCCCGCCGGCCTCCAGATGGACGCGATGAACGCGATGATGAGCGGAGAAGAAGTAATCCTCGTAACGAACCCGGAAATCTCGTGCATCACCGACACTATGAAGGTGGGGATAGTCCTTAAAAAGGCCGGCCTGGCAGTTCTGGGCTTCGTCCTTAACCGCTACGGCAGGAGCGACAACGACATACCCCCCGACGTTGCAGAGGAGGTCATGGAGGTCCCGCTCCTCGTCGTCGTCCCGGAAGACCCCAAAGTTAGAGAAGCGACCCTTGAAGGTATCCCCGTTGTTGAATACGCCCCTGACTCGGACGGTGCAAAGGCCTTCTATGAACTGGCTGAGACCGTCGTGAGGATAGCCGGCTTCAAGGCGAGGGTGATGGGATGA